The Acutalibacter muris genomic sequence ACAGCCCCACGGGGCGCTTCCCTATGAGACAGAGATCGCCTCCCGGTATGTAGTGGGCCGCGTCAGAGCTGCCAACGGGGAGGGCTTTACTTACTGCGCCCTGGACAGGACCACACAGAAGGTGGTGGCGCTGCGGGAGTTTTTCCCCCGGGCCATAGCCGGCAGAGATGAATTGGGCGCGGTGGTCCCAAGCCCGGACCACGCCCGGACCTTCCGCCAGTACAGCCAGGATTTTCTTGAGCTGTCGAAAAGCGTCAGCCGCCTTCGGGAGGTCACTGTGGTGGAGTCCGTGCTGGACATCGTTGAGGAGAACGGCACCGTCTATACCGTCTATGCCGACGAGGGGACCGTGTCCCTGCGCCGCTATGTGCGGGATTCCGGCGGGCGGCTCACCTGGAACGAGACCAGCCGCCTGTTTACCCCGGTCATAACGGCCCTAAGTCTGATAAACTCCCTGGGCGTCAGCCATCTGGCCCTTTCGCCTGAGACCCTTAGAGTCGATCGGGAGGGCAATATGGTGATAACCGGCTTTCACATCAACGCGGTGCACAGGGCCGGGTCCCTGCTGAACCTGGAGCTGCACCCGGGCTGCGCGGCCATCGAGCAGTACAGCGCCAAGGCCGCCTGCGGAGAGGTCAGCGACGTGTACGCCCTGGGGGCGTGTATGCTTTTCTGTATCTCCGGCCAGCTGCCCGGAGAGGCCACAAAGCGGCTGCACGACCAACGGCTTATGATATCCAAGGACGCGCTGAAAACCGTGCCGCCCTTCGCGGTGACGGCGATAGCCAACGCCCTCCAAATAAAGCAGGCCGACCGTACCGGCAG encodes the following:
- a CDS encoding PASTA domain-containing protein translates to MNCFSEYHPDMGTGQCLNCGWDNGKPQPHGALPYETEIASRYVVGRVRAANGEGFTYCALDRTTQKVVALREFFPRAIAGRDELGAVVPSPDHARTFRQYSQDFLELSKSVSRLREVTVVESVLDIVEENGTVYTVYADEGTVSLRRYVRDSGGRLTWNETSRLFTPVITALSLINSLGVSHLALSPETLRVDREGNMVITGFHINAVHRAGSLLNLELHPGCAAIEQYSAKAACGEVSDVYALGACMLFCISGQLPGEATKRLHDQRLMISKDALKTVPPFAVTAIANALQIKQADRTGSFETFRTELNSAPALVDEVEETDAIRRLPPVSRDLPRRRFYMPPVMWLIVSCAATLIVLFVIASSWLGDQGMSFGDLGEIFDSSAAETPVDVPDMVGQSYTQWENRTKSGEFNFKLNVKSKEYNDTVEEGYIIDQTPEKGETVEPGGTVSVTVSQGKAIRPLPEYEGLSFAELQGRLRDEGFAPAKEDVYSTEVELGYVIGYKDHEPGDEVDYGETITVIVSAGPEVE